The following proteins are encoded in a genomic region of Synechococcus sp. CBW1002:
- a CDS encoding transposase gives MGPVQKSQTTSPRYDRGLARAHFLRVAKQKRPRRRKVKAAIKHQLGYVRQNLKAIDALIGCGARLSELKRHWWQKLLACSELERQQGLLLASQTNSIPDRLVNLVQTHIRPMVRGKARAAVEFGAKISVSVQNGFPFLHRISWNPYNEGEDLIAQAEKYKLDTGSYPERICADRIYITAKNRHFCTRNGIRLSGKRLGRPPKDPDVTTAHKHQLRSDQARRNEVEGVFGSGKRKYSLDLIMARLPAGAESSISMAFVVMCAEKVLRLLRLFFVLLFGWIYSFFMAWSAIRAPEGICKPCF, from the coding sequence ATGGGGCCTGTCCAGAAAAGCCAGACCACCTCACCTCGCTACGACCGTGGCCTTGCTCGTGCTCATTTCCTGAGAGTGGCGAAGCAAAAACGACCACGTCGCCGCAAAGTGAAGGCTGCCATTAAACATCAGCTTGGCTATGTGCGGCAGAATCTCAAGGCCATTGATGCTCTGATCGGCTGCGGGGCAAGGCTTTCCGAGCTTAAGAGGCATTGGTGGCAGAAGTTGTTGGCCTGCAGCGAGTTGGAGCGGCAACAGGGCCTTCTGCTCGCCTCTCAGACCAACAGCATTCCAGACCGCCTGGTGAATCTTGTGCAGACCCATATCCGCCCAATGGTGCGAGGCAAAGCACGTGCTGCGGTGGAGTTTGGAGCCAAAATCAGTGTTTCGGTTCAAAACGGCTTTCCGTTCTTGCACCGCATAAGCTGGAACCCCTACAACGAAGGAGAAGACCTTATCGCTCAGGCGGAAAAATACAAGCTGGATACAGGATCTTACCCAGAGCGAATCTGCGCCGACCGGATTTATATCACGGCCAAGAATAGGCATTTCTGCACGAGGAACGGTATTCGCCTCTCCGGCAAGCGATTGGGTCGCCCGCCCAAGGATCCTGATGTCACCACTGCACACAAGCACCAGCTCCGATCTGATCAAGCTCGACGCAATGAAGTGGAAGGCGTCTTTGGCTCTGGAAAGCGCAAGTATTCCCTGGATCTGATCATGGCTCGTCTACCAGCTGGTGCCGAATCCTCCATCTCGATGGCCTTTGTCGTGATGTGCGCGGAAAAGGTCTTGAGGCTGCTGCGCCTCTTTTTTGTCCTTCTTTTTGGGTGGATCTACAGCTTTTTTATGGCCTGGTCAGCGATCAGAGCGCCTGAGGGCATCTGCAAGCCATGCTTTTGA
- a CDS encoding IS3 family transposase: MVDYLAQDGIPISRDRVRNLMRRMGLRAIYQKPRTTVPGDPSVRFPCLVDLTQVTSVDQVWATDITYIPLQKGFLYLVAIMDLHSRHVLSWRLSNSLDTKFCLEALEMALGGGRRPEIFHSDQGCQFTSADFVARLKGERIQISWSGRKRCYDNILVERLWRTVKYEEVYLRAYSDGWDAEISLARFLWRYCHVRPHSSLGGKTPHAVYTEAEPCSTRPGLTMSGAGTVQ, translated from the coding sequence ATGGTGGACTATCTGGCCCAAGATGGTATCCCGATCAGCCGAGATCGAGTGCGAAACCTCATGCGGCGCATGGGATTACGGGCGATCTACCAGAAGCCCCGGACGACGGTTCCAGGTGATCCGTCCGTGCGGTTCCCCTGCCTGGTGGACCTCACGCAGGTCACGTCGGTGGATCAGGTCTGGGCGACCGACATCACCTACATCCCTCTGCAGAAAGGGTTCCTCTATCTGGTGGCGATCATGGATCTCCATTCCAGGCATGTGCTCAGCTGGAGGCTCTCCAACAGCCTTGACACGAAGTTCTGTCTGGAGGCCCTGGAGATGGCCTTGGGAGGCGGCCGTAGGCCAGAGATCTTCCACTCCGATCAAGGCTGTCAGTTCACGTCCGCTGACTTTGTGGCCAGACTCAAAGGGGAGCGGATCCAGATCAGCTGGTCCGGCAGAAAGCGGTGCTACGACAACATCCTTGTTGAACGGCTGTGGAGGACTGTCAAGTACGAGGAGGTCTACCTACGGGCATACAGCGATGGCTGGGACGCTGAAATCAGCCTGGCCCGCTTCCTGTGGCGGTATTGCCATGTAAGACCTCACAGTTCCCTTGGAGGCAAAACTCCCCACGCGGTCTACACTGAGGCCGAACCATGTTCCACCCGTCCTGGGTTAACGATGTCAGGGGCCGGAACTGTCCAATAA
- a CDS encoding IS3 family transposase: MAARRGVLIPSEQRNKAMDFLHEGLNAGASIKAVADLIGICSRTLRRWGLDISGQGFSVDRRKGAPREVAHRFTAKERQRVIDSVNDPRFADLAPAQIVAILAEERMYVGSESTIYRIMRQEGLLNHRGRARSPREPRPVPVLEATGVYQVLAWDITLLPGHVKGQFYYLYMVMDVWSRRILGVEVHERECSVLASAFFDRVCRDEGINKETAAVLHSDNGAPMRSFALAAKMAELGVSLSFSRPRVSNDNAYAESWFRTMKYHQSYPLRRFRELLSVKAWVDGFVEWYNAEHRHSGIKYVTPNQRHYGQADGICAIRQKTYEEARQKNPQRWSRHIRDWSQPQVVSINHPRPQQPIAT; this comes from the coding sequence TTGGCTGCAAGAAGAGGAGTCCTGATTCCGTCAGAGCAGAGAAATAAAGCCATGGACTTTCTCCATGAAGGCCTCAATGCAGGAGCTTCCATCAAGGCTGTTGCTGATCTGATCGGCATCTGTTCACGCACTCTGCGGCGCTGGGGGCTTGATATCAGCGGCCAGGGATTCAGTGTGGACCGCCGCAAGGGTGCCCCACGTGAAGTGGCTCACAGATTCACGGCAAAAGAGCGGCAGCGGGTGATTGACTCCGTCAATGATCCGCGCTTTGCCGATCTTGCGCCTGCTCAGATCGTGGCCATTCTTGCTGAGGAGAGAATGTATGTGGGTTCAGAGTCGACGATCTATCGCATCATGCGGCAGGAAGGCCTGCTGAATCATCGTGGCAGGGCCCGCTCTCCCCGCGAGCCAAGACCAGTCCCGGTGCTGGAGGCAACAGGAGTTTACCAAGTGCTGGCCTGGGATATCACCCTGTTGCCCGGCCATGTCAAGGGTCAATTCTACTACCTCTACATGGTGATGGATGTGTGGAGCCGCCGCATCCTTGGAGTGGAAGTGCATGAGCGCGAATGCAGCGTGCTCGCCAGCGCATTCTTTGATCGCGTCTGCCGCGATGAAGGAATCAACAAGGAGACTGCTGCGGTCCTGCACTCGGACAATGGCGCCCCCATGCGCTCATTCGCCTTGGCGGCCAAGATGGCGGAGCTGGGTGTTTCGCTCTCGTTCTCCAGGCCGCGCGTCAGCAACGACAACGCCTACGCTGAATCATGGTTCCGTACCATGAAGTACCACCAGAGTTATCCGCTACGGCGCTTCCGGGAACTGCTCTCGGTAAAAGCCTGGGTGGATGGCTTTGTCGAGTGGTACAACGCTGAGCACCGGCACAGCGGCATCAAGTACGTGACGCCCAATCAGCGGCACTACGGCCAGGCCGATGGGATCTGTGCCATCCGGCAGAAGACCTACGAAGAAGCTCGGCAGAAGAATCCGCAGCGCTGGAGTCGTCACATCCGTGACTGGAGCCAGCCACAGGTTGTGAGCATCAACCATCCCCGTCCGCAGCAACCTATCGCTACTTGA
- a CDS encoding transposase, which translates to MKPIYDQAVRAEIRNRMSPPNRESVAEIARSTGITTQTLYNWRSQWQKEGQLVPATSKPPEQWGASDKLAAVIQAAGLSGPDLGAYCRERGLYPKQLARWRQAAEDANGPSAPTMTDHRDLQRKNQEQARQIRRLERELQKKEKALSEAATLLMLSKKLDQLWLQEEES; encoded by the coding sequence ATGAAACCGATTTATGACCAGGCCGTGCGGGCTGAGATCCGCAATCGCATGAGCCCGCCCAACCGAGAGAGCGTGGCCGAGATCGCTCGCTCCACCGGCATCACTACCCAGACCCTCTACAACTGGCGCAGTCAGTGGCAGAAAGAGGGCCAGCTGGTGCCGGCCACCAGCAAGCCGCCGGAGCAGTGGGGCGCATCCGACAAACTGGCCGCCGTGATCCAGGCCGCAGGCCTCAGCGGCCCCGATCTCGGCGCTTACTGCCGTGAGCGGGGCCTCTACCCCAAACAGCTTGCCCGCTGGCGCCAGGCCGCTGAGGATGCCAATGGCCCCAGCGCGCCGACCATGACCGACCACAGGGATCTACAGCGCAAAAACCAGGAGCAGGCACGCCAGATCCGGCGCCTTGAACGTGAGTTGCAGAAGAAGGAAAAAGCTCTTTCGGAGGCGGCAACATTGCTGATGCTGTCAAAAAAGCTCGATCAGCTTTGGCTGCAAGAAGAGGAGTCCTGA
- a CDS encoding glycosyltransferase family 25 protein: MQLPRVSLCTVTHGPAGLLPLLQQQILTQTYPRELLEWVIVDNSNDSTQAFQPDPHQGLTIRYERLKQRLPLDQVRNLSHGFCSGEIIVVMNDTDYYPTGRVAHAVQRLSGGDGLMAGCNQLPVLFLPERELWLAGPFGSNQATAATWAFKRELLLQTRCSDSVTSGEEKSFLKDFTLPLVLLDPDHTILCISHNNHRPDFRTLKAAGDTDQLRPVGAALQANVIRHLRSILSRYEQAIAGANRADGERNTPKGKPVSPWQRLGLQHAWCISIEGNSQRQEIINARLAQAGLDCFFFKAITPETLPQVSTDMPVYNRPAQLACLSSHLMLFKLLANESGPNNQVFLVLEDDAILRDDFNSAAFLKQLPADWEIIQLGTNNPSFLTRLLELADHDIPFIRWEHEFWGTYGYLIKKKIARRLANRFLRDSTCLDLKKLYRPTRCVADFLIYEEAITYTACDPVVSFDCKFSSTVNDSDVVASATAKAHKMTSQRWSSH; the protein is encoded by the coding sequence GTGCAGCTTCCACGCGTGAGTCTCTGCACGGTCACGCATGGTCCTGCCGGACTGCTGCCGCTCTTGCAGCAGCAGATCTTGACACAGACCTATCCTCGCGAACTGCTGGAATGGGTGATCGTAGACAACAGCAACGACAGCACACAAGCTTTTCAGCCGGATCCCCACCAGGGTCTCACGATTCGCTATGAGCGCCTGAAGCAGAGGCTGCCGTTGGACCAGGTGCGCAATCTCAGCCATGGATTCTGCAGCGGCGAGATCATCGTGGTGATGAACGATACTGATTATTACCCGACCGGCCGGGTGGCCCATGCGGTGCAACGGCTCAGCGGAGGCGATGGCTTGATGGCGGGCTGCAATCAGCTGCCAGTGCTGTTCCTGCCGGAGCGAGAGCTGTGGCTGGCTGGCCCGTTTGGCAGCAACCAGGCTACGGCGGCCACCTGGGCCTTCAAGCGGGAACTATTGCTGCAAACGCGCTGCTCCGACAGTGTCACCTCCGGCGAGGAAAAAAGTTTCCTGAAGGACTTCACGCTACCACTGGTCCTGCTAGATCCAGATCACACGATTCTTTGCATCTCTCACAATAATCATCGACCTGATTTTCGAACGCTCAAAGCCGCTGGCGATACCGATCAGCTCCGACCCGTTGGCGCTGCACTGCAAGCCAATGTGATAAGACACCTGAGATCTATATTATCGCGCTACGAGCAAGCCATTGCCGGTGCCAATCGGGCTGACGGCGAAAGAAATACTCCCAAAGGCAAGCCTGTCTCTCCATGGCAAAGGCTAGGATTACAGCATGCTTGGTGCATTTCGATTGAAGGAAATTCTCAGCGCCAAGAGATCATCAATGCAAGACTTGCGCAGGCGGGGCTTGACTGCTTTTTCTTCAAAGCAATCACGCCTGAGACACTGCCACAAGTTAGCACTGACATGCCTGTATATAATCGCCCAGCTCAACTCGCGTGTCTGTCCAGTCATTTGATGCTGTTTAAACTTCTTGCCAACGAAAGCGGTCCAAACAACCAAGTCTTTCTTGTGCTTGAAGATGACGCCATTCTTCGTGATGACTTCAATTCGGCTGCTTTCCTCAAGCAACTTCCCGCGGACTGGGAGATCATTCAGCTTGGAACAAATAACCCAAGCTTCCTAACACGCCTGCTTGAGCTGGCTGACCATGACATCCCTTTCATCCGTTGGGAGCACGAATTCTGGGGGACCTATGGCTATCTAATCAAGAAGAAGATTGCTCGACGATTGGCCAATCGCTTTCTGCGCGACTCTACTTGTCTTGATCTAAAGAAGTTGTATCGGCCAACTCGGTGCGTTGCCGACTTTTTAATTTACGAAGAGGCGATAACTTACACGGCCTGTGATCCGGTCGTAAGCTTCGACTGCAAATTTTCCAGCACTGTCAATGATAGTGATGTCGTGGCCTCCGCAACGGCGAAAGCACACAAGATGACCTCTCAACGTTGGAGCAGTCACTGA
- the thiC gene encoding phosphomethylpyrimidine synthase ThiC, translated as MRSAWIEKRRGHANVSQMHYARQGVVTEEMAFVAQRENLPESLVMEEVARGRMIIPANINHENLEPMAIGIASKCKVNANIGASPNASDVSEELKKLELAVKYGADTVMDLSTGGVNLDEVRTAIIQASPVPIGTVPVYQALESVHGSIEKLSEDDFLHIIEKHCQQGVDYQTIHAGLLIEHLPKVKGRLTGIVSRGGGILAQWMLYHHKQNPLFTRFDDICEIFKRYDCSFSLGDSLRPGCLHDASDEAQLAELKTLGELTRRAWAHDIQVMVEGPGHVPMDQIEFNVRKQMEDCSEAPFYVLGPLVTDIAPGYDHITSAIGAAMAGWYGTAMLCYVTPKEHLGLPNPEDVRNGLIAYKIAAHAADIARHRPGARDRDDELSRARYAFDWNRQFDLSLDPERAREYHDETLPADIYKQAEFCSMCGPKHCPMQTKITDADLEGLAEVLAEQQSEQQNQAGITVSV; from the coding sequence ATGCGCAGCGCCTGGATTGAGAAGCGTCGTGGTCACGCCAATGTGAGCCAGATGCACTACGCCCGTCAGGGTGTGGTTACCGAGGAAATGGCCTTTGTGGCCCAGCGGGAAAACCTGCCCGAATCACTGGTGATGGAGGAGGTGGCGCGGGGTCGCATGATCATCCCCGCCAACATCAACCACGAGAATCTGGAGCCGATGGCGATCGGCATCGCCAGCAAGTGCAAGGTGAACGCCAACATCGGTGCTTCCCCCAATGCCAGTGATGTGAGCGAAGAGCTGAAGAAGCTCGAGCTGGCGGTGAAGTATGGCGCCGATACCGTGATGGATCTCTCCACCGGTGGCGTCAACCTGGATGAGGTGCGCACGGCGATCATCCAGGCGTCGCCGGTGCCGATCGGCACGGTGCCCGTCTATCAGGCTCTCGAGAGTGTGCACGGCTCGATCGAGAAACTCTCGGAAGATGATTTCCTCCACATCATTGAAAAGCACTGCCAGCAGGGGGTTGACTATCAGACCATCCACGCCGGTCTGCTGATTGAGCATCTGCCCAAGGTGAAGGGACGCCTCACCGGCATCGTGAGCCGCGGCGGTGGCATCTTGGCCCAGTGGATGCTTTACCACCACAAGCAGAATCCGCTGTTCACCCGCTTCGACGACATCTGCGAGATCTTCAAACGCTACGACTGCAGCTTCTCGCTCGGTGATTCCCTGCGGCCCGGCTGCCTGCACGATGCCTCCGATGAGGCCCAGCTGGCCGAACTCAAGACCCTCGGAGAACTCACCCGCCGCGCCTGGGCCCACGACATCCAGGTGATGGTGGAGGGTCCGGGTCATGTGCCCATGGACCAGATCGAGTTCAACGTCCGCAAGCAGATGGAGGACTGTTCCGAGGCACCCTTTTACGTGCTCGGTCCCTTGGTGACCGATATCGCCCCTGGTTACGACCACATCACCAGCGCCATCGGCGCGGCCATGGCCGGCTGGTATGGCACGGCCATGCTCTGCTACGTGACGCCCAAGGAGCACCTGGGTCTGCCCAACCCGGAAGACGTGCGCAATGGCCTGATCGCCTACAAGATCGCCGCCCACGCCGCCGATATCGCCCGCCATCGCCCCGGTGCCCGCGACCGCGACGACGAACTCAGCCGGGCCCGCTACGCCTTCGACTGGAACAGGCAGTTCGATCTTTCGCTGGATCCGGAACGGGCCCGCGAGTACCACGACGAAACCCTGCCGGCCGATATCTACAAGCAGGCCGAGTTCTGCTCGATGTGTGGACCCAAGCATTGCCCGATGCAGACCAAGATCACCGATGCGGATCTTGAGGGTCTGGCTGAGGTGCTGGCTGAACAACAGTCTGAGCAGCAGAATCAGGCCGGGATCACCGTTTCGGTCTGA
- a CDS encoding HEAT repeat domain-containing protein, which translates to MAESIDLDALRQAIASGDPSRAMPALAGLRQVPAEQAIPLLLLGLEQTTFMIRSLSCAGLGVKRSDAARQALVQALQHDEDANVRAEAANSLVSYGHVEAWPLVRQAFVVDHQWLVRCSILSALAEHPEMPDAWLLDLAQLAIADGDGTVRVGGAEILGRLVQKPGLPSSLAPASAAAPSSDVARRLLVELQQDPDHRVVAAALNGLQGS; encoded by the coding sequence ATGGCTGAGTCGATCGATCTTGATGCCCTGCGCCAGGCAATCGCCTCCGGCGATCCCAGCCGGGCCATGCCCGCACTGGCGGGACTGAGGCAGGTGCCGGCGGAGCAGGCCATTCCCCTGCTGCTGCTGGGTCTGGAACAGACCACCTTCATGATCCGCTCGCTCAGTTGCGCCGGCCTGGGGGTCAAACGCAGCGATGCCGCCCGCCAGGCCCTGGTGCAGGCCCTTCAGCACGATGAGGACGCCAACGTGCGCGCCGAAGCCGCCAATTCCCTGGTGAGCTATGGCCATGTTGAGGCCTGGCCTCTTGTGCGCCAGGCTTTTGTGGTGGATCACCAGTGGCTGGTGCGCTGCAGCATCCTCTCGGCCCTGGCCGAACATCCGGAGATGCCGGATGCCTGGCTGCTCGATCTTGCCCAGCTGGCGATCGCCGATGGCGACGGCACCGTGCGGGTGGGGGGTGCCGAGATCCTCGGACGGCTGGTACAGAAGCCGGGTCTGCCATCGTCCCTGGCACCGGCCTCCGCAGCGGCACCGTCCAGCGACGTGGCCCGTCGTCTGCTGGTGGAACTGCAGCAGGACCCCGACCATCGCGTCGTCGCGGCGGCTCTCAACGGTCTGCAGGGCAGCTGA
- a CDS encoding DUF3188 domain-containing protein — protein MTLPPAGSPARTVRPLLALSSLLLILLALVALLLRQGADRMQAIPALLIGVGLQASSLVGRRRRRAQLLGDLRQDNG, from the coding sequence ATGACGCTTCCTCCCGCCGGCTCGCCGGCTCGAACAGTCCGCCCGTTGCTGGCGCTGTCGTCGCTTCTGCTGATCCTGCTGGCCCTGGTGGCGCTGCTGCTGCGCCAGGGGGCAGACCGGATGCAGGCGATTCCGGCCCTGTTGATCGGGGTGGGGCTGCAGGCCTCCAGCCTGGTGGGCCGCCGCCGACGTCGCGCCCAGCTCCTGGGTGACCTAAGACAGGACAATGGCTGA
- a CDS encoding amidohydrolase: MPLPLATGSDTPRAAAPGCGAHPLADWQRLGLEASLAEVLPELIQLRRHIHRHPELSGHEQQTAALVAGELRRWGWRVREGVGRTGVLAELGPEGPDVPLVALRVDMDALPVEERTGLDYASTRQGLMHACGHDLHTAVGLGVAHVLAPLAGLLTARVRLLFQPAEETAQGAAWMRADGAMEGVQALFGVHVFPSLAVGSIGVRCGSLTAAAGELEVEVLGEGGHGARPHQSTDAIWIAARVVSGLQEAISRRLDALHPVVVSFGRIEGGKAFNVIADHVRLLGTVRCLDLELHSQLPGWIEDTVQALCRGHGGEARVRYRCISPPVHNDPELTELVAEAATELLGRDQVRWLEQPSLGAEDFAELQQGTRGTMFRLGVAGATGCTPLHSNTFAPDEAALAVGVKVLTLSLLRWMERQASAGPLA, encoded by the coding sequence ATGCCCCTGCCCCTCGCCACCGGATCCGACACCCCCCGAGCCGCGGCGCCCGGTTGCGGTGCCCATCCGCTGGCAGACTGGCAGCGTCTCGGCCTCGAGGCCAGCCTGGCCGAGGTCTTGCCGGAGCTGATTCAGCTGCGCCGCCACATCCACCGCCATCCCGAGCTCAGCGGCCATGAGCAGCAGACCGCTGCCCTGGTGGCCGGCGAGCTGCGTCGCTGGGGCTGGCGGGTACGTGAGGGGGTGGGCCGCACCGGCGTGCTGGCCGAACTGGGGCCTGAGGGGCCGGACGTGCCCCTGGTGGCCCTGCGGGTCGACATGGATGCCCTGCCGGTGGAGGAGCGCACCGGCCTCGACTACGCCTCCACCCGCCAGGGGCTGATGCATGCCTGCGGCCACGATCTGCACACCGCCGTGGGACTGGGGGTGGCGCACGTGCTGGCTCCCCTTGCCGGGCTGCTGACGGCGCGGGTGCGGCTGCTGTTCCAGCCCGCCGAAGAGACGGCCCAGGGTGCAGCCTGGATGCGGGCCGATGGCGCCATGGAGGGGGTACAGGCCCTGTTCGGTGTGCACGTGTTCCCCAGCCTGGCGGTGGGTTCGATCGGGGTGCGCTGCGGCAGCCTCACCGCCGCAGCCGGCGAGCTGGAGGTGGAGGTGCTCGGCGAAGGAGGTCATGGCGCCCGCCCGCACCAGTCCACCGATGCCATCTGGATCGCGGCGCGGGTGGTGAGTGGTCTGCAGGAGGCGATCAGCCGGCGGCTCGATGCACTCCATCCCGTGGTGGTGAGCTTCGGCCGGATCGAGGGGGGCAAGGCCTTCAACGTGATCGCCGATCACGTGCGTCTGCTCGGCACCGTGCGCTGCCTGGATCTGGAGCTCCATTCCCAGCTGCCTGGCTGGATCGAGGACACGGTCCAGGCCCTCTGCCGGGGCCATGGCGGCGAAGCCCGGGTGCGCTACCGCTGCATCTCACCGCCGGTGCACAACGATCCGGAACTCACCGAGCTGGTGGCGGAGGCCGCCACCGAACTGCTGGGACGCGATCAGGTGCGCTGGCTGGAGCAGCCCTCGCTGGGGGCGGAGGATTTTGCCGAGCTGCAGCAGGGCACCCGCGGCACCATGTTCCGCCTCGGGGTGGCCGGTGCCACGGGTTGCACGCCCCTGCACAGCAACACCTTCGCGCCGGATGAAGCAGCCCTGGCGGTCGGGGTGAAGGTGCTCACCCTCAGCCTGCTGCGCTGGATGGAGCGCCAGGCCAGTGCCGGCCCGTTGGCATGA
- a CDS encoding tetratricopeptide repeat protein, with amino-acid sequence MPSPATPGGAGRHLAAALLILAVALALILLLPLPALAAAPISARPGVSLPEQFEQALAASRDGRFSEALILWDGVLEQDPSQAAAWSNRGNVRLALGDPEGAIEDQGRAMALDPLNPDPHLNRGTAEEALQRWQAAAADYTWILERDPADASALYNLGNVRGSQGDWTEARRCYDAADLARPGFAMARSSAALAAFQLGDLEAAERQFRQLIRRYPLFADARAGLTALLWRQGAQGEAESNWAAASGLDPRYRQEEWLLRIRRWPPVPVQALAQFLALAS; translated from the coding sequence ATGCCGTCACCGGCGACCCCGGGCGGGGCTGGGCGTCATCTGGCCGCGGCTCTGCTGATCCTGGCGGTGGCGCTGGCCCTGATCCTGCTGCTACCCCTGCCGGCCCTCGCTGCCGCTCCGATCTCAGCCAGGCCTGGCGTGAGCCTGCCCGAGCAGTTCGAGCAGGCCCTGGCCGCCAGCCGCGACGGCCGCTTCAGCGAAGCCCTGATTCTCTGGGATGGTGTGCTGGAACAGGACCCCAGCCAGGCCGCGGCCTGGAGCAACCGCGGCAATGTGCGGCTGGCCCTGGGCGACCCCGAGGGCGCCATCGAAGACCAGGGCCGCGCCATGGCGCTCGATCCGCTCAACCCCGATCCCCACCTCAACCGGGGAACGGCCGAGGAGGCACTGCAGCGCTGGCAGGCCGCCGCCGCCGACTACACCTGGATCCTGGAGCGGGATCCCGCTGACGCCTCGGCGCTCTACAACCTCGGCAACGTGCGCGGCTCCCAGGGCGACTGGACCGAGGCGCGACGCTGCTATGACGCGGCTGACCTGGCCCGTCCCGGTTTCGCCATGGCTCGCTCCAGTGCTGCCCTGGCCGCTTTCCAGCTGGGGGATCTCGAGGCCGCCGAACGCCAGTTCCGCCAGCTGATCCGCCGTTACCCCCTGTTCGCCGATGCCCGCGCCGGTCTCACCGCCCTGCTCTGGCGGCAGGGGGCTCAGGGGGAAGCCGAGAGCAACTGGGCGGCGGCCTCCGGTCTCGATCCGCGCTATCGCCAGGAAGAATGGCTGTTGCGGATACGGCGCTGGCCACCCGTGCCCGTGCAGGCTCTGGCCCAGTTCCTGGCTCTGGCCTCCTGA
- the ruvB gene encoding Holliday junction branch migration DNA helicase RuvB translates to MAIVSSGAGAAPRRGSVAARLVDPAAPDTGEQTAPVLREDGLRPKRLVDYIGQHELKQVLGIAVEATRSRKEALDHVLLHGPPGLGKTTMALVLAEELGVRCRITSAPALERPRDIVGLLVNLQPHDLLFIDEIHRLNRVAEEILYPAMEDFRLDLTVGKGATARTRSLPVAPFTLVGATTRAGALSSPLRDRFGLIQRLEFYDLPDLQAIVQRAAGLLAIALEPEAALEVARRCRGTPRIANRLLRRVRDVAEVAGHGRIDATLVDQALRLHRVDGRGLDACDRRLLGLLLEGYGGGPVGLDTLAAGLGEDPTTLEAVVEPYLLQLGFLQRTPRGRVVTEAGRAHLAAAGSGPGAAQLGAEGPR, encoded by the coding sequence ATGGCGATCGTCTCCTCCGGCGCAGGTGCGGCTCCCCGCCGGGGCAGTGTCGCCGCCCGGCTGGTCGATCCAGCCGCCCCCGACACGGGTGAACAGACCGCTCCAGTGCTGCGGGAAGACGGGCTGCGGCCGAAACGCCTGGTCGATTACATCGGCCAGCATGAGCTCAAGCAGGTGCTCGGCATCGCGGTGGAGGCCACCCGCAGCCGCAAGGAGGCCCTCGATCACGTGCTGCTGCATGGCCCGCCGGGCCTGGGCAAGACCACCATGGCCCTGGTGCTGGCCGAGGAACTGGGCGTGCGCTGCCGGATCACCAGCGCCCCTGCCCTGGAGCGCCCGCGCGACATCGTGGGGCTGCTGGTCAACCTTCAGCCCCACGATCTGCTGTTCATCGACGAAATCCACCGGCTCAACCGGGTGGCGGAGGAAATCCTCTACCCGGCGATGGAAGACTTCCGCCTGGATCTCACCGTGGGCAAGGGCGCCACGGCCCGCACCCGCAGCCTGCCGGTGGCGCCGTTCACCCTGGTGGGGGCCACCACCAGGGCCGGTGCCCTGAGTTCCCCCCTGCGGGACCGTTTCGGCCTGATCCAGCGGCTCGAGTTCTACGACCTGCCCGATCTGCAGGCGATCGTGCAGCGGGCGGCGGGGCTGCTGGCGATCGCGCTGGAGCCGGAAGCCGCGCTCGAGGTGGCGCGTCGCTGCAGGGGCACGCCCCGCATCGCCAACCGGCTGCTGCGCCGTGTGCGCGACGTGGCGGAGGTGGCGGGTCATGGCCGCATCGACGCGACCCTGGTGGATCAGGCTCTGCGGCTGCATCGGGTCGATGGGCGCGGTCTTGATGCCTGCGACCGGCGCCTGCTCGGCCTGCTGCTGGAGGGGTATGGAGGCGGGCCGGTGGGGCTCGACACCCTGGCGGCGGGCCTCGGTGAAGACCCCACCACCCTGGAAGCGGTGGTGGAGCCCTACCTGCTGCAGCTGGGTTTTCTGCAGCGCACCCCACGGGGTCGGGTGGTGACCGAGGCGGGTCGTGCCCATCTCGCCGCGGCCGGCTCTGGCCCTGGCGCGGCCCAGCTCGGCGCGGAGGGGCCGCGATGA